The following are encoded in a window of Amycolatopsis lexingtonensis genomic DNA:
- a CDS encoding endo alpha-1,4 polygalactosaminidase, translating to MRTLFVALGLAAAVGTACSPPAVTAGASAPAAAVRLPPAHAGFDYQLGGAYAPPAGVEVVSRDHTAAPAAGLYDICYVNAFQAQPGAEGEWGDLVLRDANGEPVIDEDWHEALLDLRTPDKRQRVAAKVNAWVDDCAAKGFQAVEPDNYDSYTRSHGLLFDSDAQAFVRLLSAHAHEKGLAIGQKNTSELAGRRQENGLDFAVAEECGEQENCDEYTAAFGDHVVVIEYTDEGLATACARWGGSLSIVRRDRDVVPEGAPGYVRRTC from the coding sequence GTGAGAACTCTCTTCGTCGCGCTCGGCCTGGCCGCGGCCGTCGGCACCGCGTGCTCGCCTCCCGCGGTCACGGCCGGCGCGTCCGCACCTGCGGCCGCCGTGCGCTTGCCGCCGGCGCACGCGGGCTTCGACTACCAGCTCGGCGGCGCCTACGCCCCGCCGGCCGGGGTCGAGGTCGTCAGCCGGGACCACACCGCCGCGCCCGCCGCCGGGCTCTACGACATCTGCTACGTCAACGCCTTCCAGGCCCAGCCGGGTGCCGAGGGGGAGTGGGGCGACCTGGTGCTCCGGGACGCGAACGGCGAGCCGGTGATCGACGAGGACTGGCACGAGGCACTGCTCGACCTTCGGACGCCGGACAAGCGCCAGCGGGTCGCCGCGAAGGTCAACGCGTGGGTCGACGACTGCGCGGCCAAGGGGTTCCAGGCGGTCGAACCCGACAACTACGACAGCTACACGCGCTCGCACGGCCTCCTCTTCGACAGTGACGCCCAGGCTTTCGTGCGCCTGCTGTCCGCGCACGCGCACGAGAAGGGTCTGGCGATCGGGCAGAAGAACACGTCCGAACTCGCCGGGCGGCGCCAGGAAAACGGGCTCGACTTCGCCGTCGCCGAAGAATGCGGTGAGCAGGAGAACTGCGACGAATACACGGCGGCCTTCGGCGACCACGTCGTCGTGATCGAGTACACCGACGAAGGCCTGGCGACCGCCTGCGCCCGCTGGGGCGGCTCGCTCAGCATCGTCCGCCGCGACCGCGACGTCGTGCCCGAAGGGGCGCCCGGGTACGTCCGGCGGACGTGCTGA
- a CDS encoding glycoside hydrolase family 2 TIM barrel-domain containing protein — translation MPNSPRPSRRLVLGGAGAAVVTSALAPVARAADALTRPDLAVTGRSTDLGTGWRFALANPDGRTTDSGGRFAHAPEPGFDDSAWQAVDVPHDWSIELPPTPQGGTNSASGFFRGGLGWYRKTFTLPPSLAGKRVSVEFDGVYSDAHVYLNGELLGNHPYAYTGFAFDLTGRAHADGRTPNLLAVRAVNPLPSSRWYSGSGIFRRVRLVVTEPVHVARHGTFVTTPGIAAGDGTVRVATNVANDSAATVVAEVRTTVTDPAGRVAATGSATVAVPAGRTATAVTTPKVAAPRLWSTGQPRLYRVRTDVVVAGRVADTTSTDFGFRHFEFHPDNGFSLNGEPMKLRGVNLHATQGALGAVVDAAALEHQMRLMLSMGANALRTAHNPPDPQLVAVCDRLGILLMVEAFDCWRTGKVEYDYHRDFDAWSGRDIAEMVHAAKNSPSVVLWSIGNEVPDASMAGGPAIAADLIAAVRAIDPTRPVVMGSDRYRSVPAPGSPQDLILRQLDGLGVNYNTAQSIDGLHAKYPDKFFFESESSSATSTRGVYQEPDLLNTGENHTPGKRATSSYDNNLASWTFSGEYSLKKDRDRKFCQGQFLWAGQDYLGEPTPYDVFPVKTSFFGAIDSAGLPKDAFHLFRSQWTAAPMVHLSPVDWTDHRPGEPVVVWVYSTVDTVELVLNGRSLGSRSFDRKTTVDGRPYLETTEPSGDDKNDPSGSYTSPNGSSGKLHLTWTVPFEPGTLTAIARDGGREVARDRVVTAGPAHAITLTAPERGEGGAMTFVTASVVDARGVVVPVGEPVLRFAVSGPGRVAGVDNGRQELAQSYQQPAIPAFKGQAVAVIAATGGRGPITVTATAPGLAPGRITLPGTNLGQRNGPGARAVELPTPVVAPAADASYSGAPDTLPAAMLDGDPATGWSNFYLKPATATLAAVSRPRPRDWVSLAWPAARRIGVVTARFVVDAEHALPSAAEVTVRTARGWEPVRNLRITWGSGSDDPTTLEFDPVVTAEVRVTLSAKGFLRISALAAS, via the coding sequence ATGCCGAACTCGCCGCGACCGAGCCGACGCCTGGTGCTGGGGGGAGCCGGCGCCGCCGTCGTCACCTCCGCGTTGGCGCCGGTCGCCAGGGCCGCCGACGCGCTCACCCGGCCGGACCTCGCGGTCACCGGGCGGAGCACCGACCTCGGCACCGGCTGGCGGTTCGCCCTCGCCAACCCCGACGGCCGCACCACGGACTCCGGCGGCCGGTTCGCCCACGCCCCGGAGCCCGGCTTCGACGACTCGGCGTGGCAGGCCGTCGACGTCCCGCACGACTGGAGCATCGAGCTCCCGCCGACTCCGCAGGGCGGCACGAACAGCGCGTCCGGCTTCTTCCGCGGCGGCCTCGGCTGGTACCGCAAGACGTTCACCCTGCCGCCTTCGCTCGCCGGGAAGCGCGTCTCCGTCGAATTCGACGGCGTCTATTCGGACGCGCACGTGTACCTGAACGGCGAGCTGCTCGGCAACCACCCGTACGCCTACACCGGGTTCGCCTTCGACCTCACCGGCCGGGCGCACGCCGATGGGCGGACGCCGAACCTCCTTGCCGTGCGGGCGGTGAACCCGCTGCCCAGCAGCCGCTGGTACTCCGGCAGCGGTATCTTCCGCCGCGTCCGCTTGGTCGTCACCGAGCCGGTGCACGTGGCCCGGCACGGCACGTTCGTCACCACGCCCGGCATCGCGGCGGGTGACGGGACCGTGCGGGTGGCCACGAACGTCGCGAACGACTCCGCCGCCACGGTGGTGGCCGAGGTGCGCACGACGGTCACCGACCCGGCGGGCCGGGTCGCGGCCACCGGTTCGGCGACCGTGGCCGTCCCCGCCGGCCGGACGGCGACGGCGGTGACCACGCCGAAGGTCGCCGCGCCGCGGCTGTGGTCGACCGGACAGCCCCGGCTGTACCGGGTGCGCACCGACGTCGTCGTGGCCGGGCGCGTGGCCGACACGACGAGCACGGACTTCGGGTTCCGCCACTTCGAGTTCCACCCGGACAACGGGTTCTCGCTCAACGGCGAGCCGATGAAGCTGCGCGGGGTCAACCTGCACGCGACGCAGGGCGCGCTCGGCGCGGTGGTCGACGCCGCCGCGCTGGAGCACCAGATGCGGCTGATGCTCTCGATGGGCGCCAACGCCCTGCGGACCGCCCACAACCCGCCCGACCCACAGCTGGTGGCGGTCTGCGACCGGCTCGGGATCCTCCTGATGGTCGAGGCGTTCGACTGCTGGCGGACCGGGAAGGTCGAGTACGACTACCACCGCGACTTCGACGCGTGGAGCGGGCGCGACATCGCGGAAATGGTGCACGCGGCCAAGAACTCGCCGTCGGTCGTGCTGTGGTCGATCGGCAACGAGGTGCCGGACGCGTCGATGGCGGGCGGCCCGGCCATCGCGGCGGACCTGATCGCCGCGGTCCGGGCGATCGACCCGACCCGGCCGGTGGTCATGGGGTCCGACCGCTACCGGAGCGTCCCCGCGCCGGGTTCGCCGCAGGACCTGATCCTGCGGCAGCTCGACGGCCTCGGCGTCAACTACAACACCGCCCAGTCGATCGACGGGCTGCACGCGAAGTACCCGGACAAGTTCTTCTTCGAGTCGGAGTCGTCGTCGGCGACCTCGACGCGCGGGGTGTATCAGGAACCGGACCTGCTCAACACGGGGGAGAACCACACGCCGGGCAAGCGGGCGACGTCGTCCTACGACAACAACCTGGCCTCGTGGACCTTCAGCGGCGAGTACTCGCTGAAGAAGGACCGGGACCGGAAGTTCTGCCAGGGCCAGTTCCTCTGGGCCGGGCAGGACTACCTCGGCGAGCCGACGCCGTACGACGTCTTCCCGGTCAAGACGTCGTTCTTCGGCGCGATCGACAGCGCCGGCCTGCCGAAGGACGCCTTCCACCTCTTCCGCAGCCAGTGGACGGCCGCGCCGATGGTGCACCTGAGTCCGGTGGACTGGACCGACCACCGGCCGGGCGAACCGGTCGTGGTGTGGGTCTACTCCACTGTGGACACCGTCGAGCTGGTGCTCAACGGACGTTCGCTGGGGAGCAGGAGTTTCGACCGGAAGACCACCGTGGACGGACGGCCGTACCTGGAGACGACCGAACCCTCCGGCGACGACAAGAACGACCCCTCCGGCAGCTACACCAGCCCGAACGGCAGCTCCGGCAAGCTGCACCTGACGTGGACGGTGCCGTTCGAACCCGGCACCCTGACCGCGATCGCGCGGGACGGCGGCCGCGAGGTGGCCCGCGACCGGGTCGTCACGGCCGGGCCCGCGCACGCGATCACGCTGACCGCGCCGGAGCGGGGCGAAGGCGGGGCGATGACGTTCGTGACGGCGTCCGTTGTGGACGCACGGGGCGTGGTCGTGCCCGTCGGCGAACCGGTGCTGCGGTTCGCCGTCAGCGGCCCGGGTCGGGTGGCCGGGGTGGACAACGGCCGGCAGGAACTGGCGCAGAGCTACCAGCAGCCGGCGATCCCGGCGTTCAAGGGCCAGGCGGTCGCGGTGATCGCGGCGACCGGCGGCCGCGGCCCGATCACGGTGACGGCGACCGCGCCCGGACTGGCGCCCGGCCGGATCACCTTGCCGGGCACGAACCTCGGGCAGCGCAACGGGCCCGGGGCGCGGGCGGTGGAGCTGCCCACGCCGGTGGTGGCGCCGGCCGCGGACGCGAGTTACTCCGGTGCGCCGGACACATTGCCGGCGGCGATGCTGGACGGCGACCCGGCGACCGGCTGGTCGAACTTCTACCTGAAGCCGGCGACCGCCACGCTGGCCGCGGTGAGCCGGCCGCGGCCGCGGGACTGGGTGTCGCTGGCCTGGCCCGCGGCGCGGCGGATCGGCGTGGTCACCGCCCGGTTCGTCGTCGACGCTGAGCACGCGTTGCCGTCGGCGGCCGAGGTCACCGTCCGCACCGCGCGGGGGTGGGAGCCGGTGCGGAACCTCCGGATCACCTGGGGGAGCGGCTCGGACGACCCGACGACGCTCGAGTTCGATCCCGTGGTGACCGCGGAGGTGCGGGTGACGTTGTCCGCGAAGGGATTCCTGCGGATCAGCGCACTGGCCGCGAGCTGA
- a CDS encoding AMP-binding protein, translated as MSWYDAKPWLASYDERVRDAGPAEPTTLPESFRRAADHVPDRAAIAYFDARLSYRDLDRLSDGVARYLTRNGFARGDRLALVLQNIPQFVIALLGAWKAGGIVVPVNPMYRERELTHVLTDAGVKAIVCSQRGWNAYIAKTVEGSSVEISLTTSELEFQTRDDERVLAKVEKEETPGAVELLEAANTPGEKPPEPAFALDDTALISYTSGTSGTPKGATNTHGNLGTNAAGLGSFSGLPAGSTLFGLAPLFHITGMVCELGSAIDIEGTLALAYRFEPGVVLDAFLEHRPSYTVGPSTAYMALMAHPSFSREHFESFALLYSGGAALPPAVVEAFREKTGHYIHNGYGLTETSAGCVVVPGTLEAPIDPESGTISIGLPVPDTIVRILGENGEELPFGQPGEIAVEGPMVVPGYWNRPDATAEALPGGRLLTGDIGFMDERGWVYVVDRKKDMINASGFKVWPREVEDVLYTHPAVREAAVGIADEYRGETVKAYVSPAPGADADPAELVAWCKERLAAYKYPRTVVVLDELPKTTSGKILRRELRARG; from the coding sequence ATGAGCTGGTACGACGCGAAGCCCTGGCTCGCGAGCTACGACGAACGGGTGCGGGACGCGGGACCGGCCGAGCCGACGACGCTGCCCGAGTCGTTCCGCCGCGCCGCGGACCACGTCCCCGACCGGGCGGCCATCGCGTACTTCGACGCGCGGCTGAGCTACCGGGACCTCGACCGGCTTTCCGACGGCGTCGCGCGCTACCTGACCCGCAACGGCTTCGCGCGCGGCGACCGGCTCGCCCTGGTGCTGCAGAACATCCCGCAGTTCGTCATCGCGCTGCTCGGCGCGTGGAAGGCCGGCGGGATCGTCGTCCCGGTCAACCCGATGTACCGCGAGCGCGAGCTCACCCACGTGCTCACCGACGCCGGCGTCAAGGCGATCGTCTGCTCGCAGCGCGGCTGGAACGCCTACATCGCGAAGACCGTCGAAGGCAGCTCCGTCGAAATCTCGCTCACCACCAGCGAACTCGAGTTCCAGACCCGCGACGACGAGCGCGTGCTGGCCAAGGTCGAGAAGGAAGAGACGCCGGGCGCTGTCGAACTCCTCGAAGCCGCGAACACGCCGGGGGAGAAGCCGCCGGAGCCCGCGTTCGCGCTCGACGACACCGCCCTGATCAGCTACACCTCCGGCACCAGCGGCACGCCGAAGGGCGCCACCAACACCCACGGCAACCTCGGCACCAATGCCGCCGGGCTCGGCTCCTTCTCCGGCCTGCCCGCCGGTTCGACGCTGTTCGGGCTCGCCCCGCTGTTCCACATCACCGGCATGGTCTGCGAACTCGGCTCCGCGATCGACATCGAGGGCACCCTCGCGCTGGCCTACCGCTTCGAGCCCGGCGTCGTGCTCGACGCCTTCCTGGAACACCGGCCGTCGTACACGGTCGGGCCGTCCACGGCCTACATGGCGCTGATGGCCCACCCGTCCTTCAGCCGCGAGCACTTCGAGTCGTTCGCGCTGCTGTACTCCGGCGGCGCCGCGCTGCCGCCCGCCGTCGTCGAGGCGTTCCGCGAGAAGACCGGGCACTACATCCACAACGGCTACGGCCTCACCGAGACCAGCGCGGGCTGCGTCGTCGTCCCGGGAACCCTCGAAGCGCCGATCGACCCGGAGTCGGGCACCATCTCGATCGGCCTGCCGGTGCCGGACACGATCGTCCGGATCCTCGGCGAGAACGGCGAAGAGCTGCCGTTCGGGCAGCCCGGGGAGATCGCCGTCGAGGGCCCGATGGTCGTCCCGGGCTACTGGAACCGGCCGGACGCCACCGCCGAGGCCCTGCCCGGCGGGCGCCTGCTCACCGGCGACATCGGGTTCATGGACGAGCGCGGCTGGGTCTACGTCGTCGACCGCAAGAAGGACATGATCAACGCGTCCGGCTTCAAGGTCTGGCCGCGCGAGGTCGAAGACGTCCTCTACACGCACCCGGCCGTCCGCGAAGCCGCCGTCGGGATCGCCGACGAGTACCGCGGCGAGACCGTCAAGGCCTACGTCAGCCCCGCGCCGGGAGCCGACGCCGATCCGGCGGAACTCGTGGCGTGGTGCAAGGAACGGCTCGCGGCCTACAAGTACCCGCGCACCGTCGTGGTGCTCGACGAACTGCCGAAGACCACCAGCGGCAAGATCCTCCGCCGCGAACTGCGGGCGAGGGGCTGA
- a CDS encoding phosphotriesterase family protein, which yields MVETVRGAIAPEALGRVLMHEHLFVLSPEFAENYPEHEGFREDEHVPEAIRRLKELKEAGIDTIVDPTVIGLGRYIPRVQRVAAEAEVNIVVATGLYTYNDVPHYLHFRGPGTLLQGEDPLVGMFVGDIRDGIAGTGVKAGLLKCATDEPGVTPGVERVLRAVAKAHAETGTPIMTHTHAGTRRGLEQQNIFEEEGVDLTRVLVGHSGDSTDLGYLTELADRGSLLGMDRFGLDLLLPFEERVATVAAMCERGYAGSMVLSHDASCYIDWLPAEQLPVLTPNWHYLHITRDVLPALRERGVSETDITTMLVDNPRRFLAGES from the coding sequence ATGGTCGAGACCGTCCGCGGCGCGATCGCGCCGGAAGCGCTGGGCCGCGTGCTGATGCACGAACACCTCTTCGTGCTCAGCCCCGAATTCGCCGAGAACTACCCGGAGCACGAAGGGTTCCGCGAGGACGAGCACGTCCCCGAGGCGATCCGGCGGCTCAAGGAGCTGAAGGAAGCCGGGATCGACACGATCGTCGACCCGACGGTGATCGGGCTCGGCCGGTACATCCCGCGCGTGCAGCGGGTCGCCGCCGAGGCCGAGGTCAACATCGTCGTCGCGACCGGGCTCTACACCTACAACGACGTGCCGCACTACCTGCACTTCCGCGGACCCGGCACGCTGCTGCAGGGTGAGGACCCGCTCGTCGGGATGTTCGTCGGGGACATCCGGGACGGGATCGCCGGCACCGGCGTCAAGGCCGGGCTCCTCAAGTGCGCCACCGACGAACCCGGCGTCACGCCCGGCGTCGAACGCGTGCTGCGCGCGGTGGCGAAGGCGCACGCCGAGACCGGCACGCCGATCATGACGCACACGCACGCCGGCACGCGGCGCGGGCTGGAGCAGCAGAACATCTTCGAGGAAGAGGGCGTCGACCTGACCCGGGTGCTCGTCGGGCACTCCGGGGACTCGACGGACCTCGGGTACCTCACCGAGCTCGCCGACCGCGGGTCGCTGCTCGGGATGGACCGGTTCGGCCTCGACCTGCTGCTGCCGTTCGAGGAGCGGGTGGCCACCGTCGCGGCGATGTGCGAACGCGGGTACGCGGGCAGCATGGTGCTCTCGCACGACGCGTCCTGCTACATCGACTGGCTGCCCGCCGAGCAGCTGCCCGTGCTGACGCCGAACTGGCACTACCTGCACATCACCCGGGACGTGCTGCCCGCGCTGCGGGAGCGCGGGGTGTCCGAAACGGACATCACGACGATGCTCGTGGACAATCCCCGGCGGTTCCTGGCCGGGGAGTCCTGA
- a CDS encoding TetR/AcrR family transcriptional regulator — translation MTRASTRKPGEATGDDQAAVPRRLLEHATKLFAKKGFDRTSVQEIVEAAGVTKGAMYHYFDSKDDLLYEIYARVLREQTRQLESVADSGAPLRERLAAAASDVVVSSIDNLDDNTIFLQSMHQLSPDKRKAVRAERRKYHERFRALVEEGQATGEFRTDKPADVVVDFFFGSVHHLGSWYRRGGSLTARQIGDHYSDLLLDALRPPG, via the coding sequence GTGACCCGAGCAAGCACCCGGAAACCGGGCGAGGCGACCGGTGACGACCAGGCCGCCGTGCCCCGGCGGCTGCTGGAGCACGCCACGAAGCTGTTCGCCAAGAAGGGCTTCGACCGCACGTCGGTCCAGGAGATCGTCGAGGCCGCGGGCGTCACCAAGGGCGCGATGTACCACTACTTCGACTCCAAGGACGACCTGCTCTACGAGATCTACGCCCGCGTCCTGCGCGAGCAGACCCGGCAGCTGGAGAGCGTCGCCGACTCCGGCGCGCCGCTGCGGGAACGGCTCGCCGCCGCCGCGTCCGACGTCGTCGTGTCCAGCATCGACAACCTCGACGACAACACGATCTTCCTGCAGTCCATGCACCAGCTGTCCCCGGACAAGCGCAAGGCGGTGCGCGCCGAGCGCCGCAAGTACCACGAGCGCTTCCGCGCGCTGGTCGAAGAGGGCCAGGCGACGGGGGAGTTCCGCACGGACAAGCCGGCCGACGTCGTCGTCGACTTCTTCTTCGGCTCGGTGCACCACCTGGGTTCGTGGTACCGGCGCGGCGGCTCGCTGACCGCCCGCCAGATCGGCGACCACTACTCGGACCTGCTGCTGGACGCGCTGCGCCCGCCTGGTTGA
- a CDS encoding TetR family transcriptional regulator, with translation MRRQLSDTATRMFVERGFDAVRVADVGAACGVSEKTVFNYFPSKEALLLDRLEATADAVRAHLADPALPPVTAMLAVLDQELDGLVENLAADADTDRALARYRQFGDLIRSTPSLRAYRSDAADRFADVAAEVLATRTGQRPDDPEPQLAAATLVGLWRVQFRALRTHLRPGRSLSEAIDAVTEEVRRAARLAETGLAGFGQP, from the coding sequence ATGCGCCGACAGCTGTCCGACACCGCCACGCGGATGTTCGTCGAACGCGGCTTCGACGCCGTCCGGGTGGCCGACGTCGGCGCGGCGTGCGGGGTGTCCGAGAAGACCGTCTTCAACTACTTCCCGAGCAAGGAAGCCCTGCTCCTGGACCGGCTCGAGGCGACGGCCGACGCGGTGCGCGCGCACCTCGCGGACCCGGCGCTCCCCCCGGTCACCGCGATGCTGGCGGTGCTCGACCAGGAGCTGGACGGCCTCGTCGAGAACCTCGCGGCGGACGCCGACACCGACCGCGCGCTGGCGCGGTACCGGCAGTTCGGCGACCTGATCCGGAGCACCCCTTCGCTGCGCGCGTACCGCAGCGACGCCGCCGACAGGTTCGCCGACGTCGCGGCCGAGGTGCTCGCGACGCGGACCGGGCAGCGTCCTGACGACCCTGAACCGCAGCTCGCCGCGGCCACCCTGGTGGGCCTGTGGCGGGTTCAGTTCCGCGCCCTGCGAACCCACTTGCGCCCCGGGCGCTCGCTGTCGGAAGCGATCGACGCGGTGACGGAGGAGGTCCGCCGCGCGGCCCGGCTCGCCGAGACCGGCCTGGCGGGCTTCGGACAGCCCTGA
- a CDS encoding SRPBCC family protein codes for MSEIRIVRDYPHSPLKVWRALTDPDLIPRWTSTGKGARAVGFRPVAGTRFQFVAKPMPGWRGIVDCEVLEVRERELLRYTWVGAEGETPSEVRYLLEPTDAGTRFTYHHTGFTGVGGFAMARVLGAVRRRMLTTGLPALLAELDENGVSTGRGGPAAGR; via the coding sequence GTGTCCGAGATCCGCATCGTCCGCGACTACCCGCACTCGCCCCTGAAGGTCTGGCGGGCGCTGACCGACCCCGACCTGATCCCGCGCTGGACCTCGACCGGGAAGGGGGCTCGCGCCGTCGGGTTCCGGCCGGTGGCCGGCACCCGGTTCCAGTTCGTCGCCAAGCCGATGCCCGGCTGGCGGGGGATCGTCGACTGCGAGGTGCTGGAGGTCCGCGAGCGGGAACTGCTCCGCTACACCTGGGTCGGCGCGGAAGGGGAGACGCCCAGCGAGGTCCGCTACCTGCTGGAGCCCACCGACGCGGGGACCCGCTTCACCTACCACCACACCGGGTTCACCGGCGTCGGCGGCTTCGCCATGGCCAGGGTGCTCGGCGCGGTCCGGCGCCGGATGCTCACCACCGGGCTGCCCGCCCTGCTCGCCGAACTCGACGAAAACGGCGTCAGTACCGGCCGAGGTGGTCCAGCAGCAGGGCGATGA
- a CDS encoding alpha/beta fold hydrolase — MEFAVAPTDAGAPGALEELTIAVGGRRHSALAAGPESGEFVLFLHGWPEFADAWTEQLHALGEAGYRAVAVDQRGYAAGARPDGVEHYTLDQLVGDALAFAGSQGADRFHLVARDWGGMIAWALATAHPERLRSLTVLSTPHPAALRRAAATDDGQFHDLGYIRFFRRGVGKAEKYLLRDEAAQLRAVYSGRIPVEIVERSVARLSEPGALTATLNWYRGATDDDFDIPAGRITVPTLYLWGREDPYLGQSAAELTVHHIDAEYRFQILEGASQWMAMEAPDEVIALLLDHLGRY, encoded by the coding sequence ATGGAATTCGCCGTCGCGCCGACGGATGCCGGTGCACCCGGCGCGCTGGAAGAATTGACGATCGCCGTCGGCGGGCGTCGGCACAGCGCGCTCGCGGCCGGGCCGGAGAGCGGTGAGTTCGTGCTGTTCCTGCACGGCTGGCCCGAGTTCGCCGACGCCTGGACCGAGCAGCTGCACGCCCTCGGCGAGGCCGGTTACCGCGCGGTGGCCGTCGACCAGCGCGGGTACGCGGCGGGCGCGCGGCCGGACGGCGTCGAGCACTACACGCTCGACCAGCTGGTCGGCGACGCGCTCGCGTTCGCCGGCAGCCAGGGCGCGGACCGGTTCCACCTGGTCGCCCGCGACTGGGGCGGCATGATCGCCTGGGCGCTCGCGACCGCGCACCCGGAGCGGCTGCGGTCGCTGACCGTGCTCTCCACCCCGCACCCGGCGGCGCTGCGGCGCGCGGCCGCGACGGACGACGGGCAGTTCCACGACCTCGGCTACATCCGGTTCTTCCGGCGTGGCGTCGGCAAAGCCGAGAAATACCTCTTACGCGACGAAGCCGCGCAATTACGCGCTGTTTACAGCGGGCGGATTCCGGTCGAAATCGTCGAACGTTCCGTCGCGCGCCTTTCCGAACCGGGCGCGCTGACCGCGACACTGAATTGGTACCGCGGCGCCACCGATGACGATTTCGACATCCCGGCGGGCCGGATCACGGTGCCGACGCTCTACCTCTGGGGCCGCGAGGACCCCTACCTCGGCCAGAGCGCCGCCGAGCTGACCGTGCACCACATCGACGCCGAGTACCGGTTCCAGATCCTCGAGGGCGCCAGCCAGTGGATGGCGATGGAGGCCCCCGACGAGGTCATCGCCCTGCTGCTGGACCACCTCGGCCGGTACTGA